The genomic window GCCCCCGGCGTCGACGTTGAAGCGGATGGCGACCTCGGCCTCCATCATGCCCTGCGTCCGGGCCCACTCGGGGAACTTGGGGATGACGGCCGAGACGACCTTGCGGTCCTTGAGCGGGCCCTCGATCTCGACGCCTTTCTTCGGGCCGCCCTCGGTCGCGGCGGCGGCCTGACGGCGCTCGAGCTTCGGGGCGACCGCGTCGATCTTCTCGAGCCTGGGGGCGATCGCCGTCTCGGGACGCTGCCGCAGCACGAGCTGATCGGGCAGGACGGACAGGCCCTTGCGGGTCGAGACGGGAGCGGGCGCCTCGGCCTCCTCGAGCTTGGCGGCGGCCATCGCGACCTCGCGGCGGCTCGTCGCGCGCGGGGCCTCGAGCGCTCCGCCCAGCAAGGTCGTCGCCTCGCGGCGCTTGTCCTCGAGGGCGAGGGCCTCGGGAAGGTTCTTCACGCGGCGCCGCCCGACCTCCTCGAGCTTCGGGAGGGCGGCCAAGGTCTGCGCGGCGCGGCGGCGGCTCATCGGCTCGGCGTCGATCTTCGCGGCCGAGACGCGGGAGCGGGCGAGATCGAGCGCCTCGAGCTTCGGCGCCAGCCGGCGCGTGCTCTCCTCGAGCTTCGGAGCCTCCGCGAGCAGCGGCTTGCGCGTCTCCGGGAGCTTGACGTCCACGGCCGCGAGCTCGGCCCGGCGCGGCGCGGCGGGCAGGGCCATCTTGAGGAAGTCCATCGTGGAGATCACCGGCTTCGGCGTCCCCTCGACGGGGCGAGGGCGGGCGGGCGCGATCAGCAGGTCGACGCCCTCGACGATCTGCGCCGCCTGCTTCGGGCCCTCCTTGACGAGGCCCATGAACAGCACGAGGAAGCCCGCGTGGACCGCGAGCGAGATCAGCACCGACGCCGGGACTCGTGCCTGGTTCATCCTTCTATGACACCCGCATCATTTCAGCTGTTCCGTCGCGATCGTCAGCGACTGGGCTCCGGCGTCCTTCGCCCGGGCCATCAGGTCGGTGAGCTGGCCGTGCAGGGCGTCCTTGTCGGCGCGCAGCACGACCATCTTGGATTCCTTCGCCGCCAGCGCGGACTTGAGCGCGTCGCCGAGGAGCTTGGGGTCGGTGAACTTCTGGGCGTCGATCGCGTATTCCCCGTCCTTGGAGAGCGTGATCGTGATCTTGTCGGCCTCTTCCCCCTCGTGCGTGTGGGCGCTCGGCAGGTCCACCTTGATCGGCGGGTCGGAGAACATCGGCGCGGTCACCATGAAGATGATGACGAGCACGAGGCACACGTCCACGAGGGGCGTGATGTTGATGTCCGTGATCGGATCGTCCGACTCGATGTTCGAACCGGCCATCAGCCCCCTTCCTCCCCCTTCATATCGGCCTTCATCACCGCGAGCTTGAGGGCGCCCGCCTGCTTCGACGCGTCGAGCACCTCGACGACGAGGCCGACCTTGTTCGTCGCGTCGGCGGTCACGATCACCATCTTGTCCTTGCTCGAGGCGAGCGCGGCGGACAGCACCCCGCGGAAGGTGACGCCGTCGGTCTTCGTGCCGTTGACGGTGATGGCGCCGTCCGGCGTGATCCTGATGTTGACGTTCTCGTCGACGGAGGCCTTGCCCTCGGCGTTGGAGCGCCGGGTCTCGAGGACCTTGATGCCGAGCGTGACGGCCATGGGCGCGACGGCCATGAAGATGATGACGAGCACGAGGCAGACGTCCACCAGCGGGGTGACGTTGATCTGCGTGATCGGTTCGTCTTCTTTCTGGCTGGCTCCGGCCATGGGTCCCCTCTTACTTCGCCCCGAGCATCACGAGCAGGCGCGCGGAGGCGATCTCCATGTCCACGGTGATCACCTTCAGGCGCCGCATGAAGTAGTTGTACAGGATCGAGGCCGGGATGGCGACGAGCAGGCCCGCCGCCGTGGCGACGAGAGCCTCGGCGATGCCGCGGGCGACGACCGCGGGGCCGCCGGTGCCGGAGGAGGCGAGGTCGCGGAAGGCCTTGATGATGCCGACGACCGTGCCGAACAGCCCGATGAAGGGCGAGATGTTGCCGAGCGTGCCGAGGACGCCGAGGAAGCGCTCGAGCTTGACGCGCTCCTCCTTGAGCTTGGTCAGCATCAGCTCCTCGAGGTCCTTGCGCGAGCGGGCGGCGTGCAGGAGCCCGTAGTGGACGACCTGGGCGACCGCGGACGGGTGCTTCTGGCAGTAGGCCGCGGCGGCGTCGGTCTTGCCCCCCTCGAGGCTCTTGCGCACGTGGCTGAGCACGTCGTCGGGGCTCGCCTGCGCCGACCGGAAGTACCACCAGCGCTCGAGCGCGAAGGTGACCGACAGGATGGAGCAGAACAGCATGATGACGAGGGTGAAGCTCTCGCGGAACAGCGCCAGGATGTGGATTTCGCCCATCTCTTTGTCTCCTCGGGACTACTGGATATCTTCGGCCGCCGGCATGCCCGGCAGGTTCGGCTCGGACGGGGCTTCCCCGCCGCGGCGGCCCTTGGCGCCGGACTTCGCGGGCTTCTTGCCGGCGGGCTTCTTCGCCGGGGCCTCGTCGGCGGGCATCACCATCGTGCCGCCGCCGTCCGGGGCGACCTGCTCGTCCACGTCGGGGGTCGCCTTCGGCGCCGCCTTGCGGGGCTTCGCCCCGCCGGCGGACTTGCGCAGCAGCGCGGCGCGGGCCGCGGCCTTCTGCGCGAGGTCCTTCGGCGCCGCGCGCGCGTAGTCCTCGTACACGTCGGCGGCGGAGGCCGAGTCGCCCGCCTTCTCATAGGCCTCGCCGAGCTTGGCCAGCGCCTGGAGGCGGAACGCGGAGTTCAGCGGCTTCATCGTCCGCATCTTCTCCCAGGTCGCCTGGGCCTCGTCGGGGCGGCCGGCGGCCGTGTTCACCTCCGAAATACGATACATCACCTCGAGCGCGAGCTCCCCGTCCGCCTTGCCCGAGTTCTTGATCGTCTCGAGCGTGGCGACCGCGCCGTCGAAGTCCTTGCGGTCGCGCTGGATCTGATACGTCTCCCACAAGGCGTTCTGCGCCTGCGCGTCGCCGGGCTTGGCGGCCGCGACGTACTTCTGGTAGGCGTACTGCGCCATGTCGAGCTTGCCCAGCTTCTTGTACGCGAGCGCCAGGTTGAACTGGGCGGGCGCCACGTACGGCGAGGACGGGTACTCCTCGATCAAGCGGGAGTAATGGCGCGTCGCCTCGTCGAACTTTTCCAGGTTATAGTACGCGCTCGCCAGATGGAACACCGCGAGGGGCGTGTCCTCGGACTTCTCGAAGTTGCCGAGCAGCCGCTCGTAAGCCGGGATGGAATCCTGCCACTTGCTCTGGTTGAAGTAGCTCTCGCCCAGGTAGAACTGAGCCTTCGGCAGCTCGGGATGGTTCGTGAAGTCCACGGAGAACTTCTGGAAGTCGACGGCGGCCGCCGCCCAGTCCTTGGACTCGAAGGCGCGGCGCGCGAGGCGGAACTGCGCCTCGCCGCCGATCGGGGTGCCGGGCTGGGAGGCGACGATCTGCCGCAGGCTCGCCTTGTAGTCGAGGCCGCGGTTGCGGTCGAAGACGCCCTCGAGGATGTCGAGGCCGTCGTTGGACTCCGGCGCCGCCGGGAAGGCGGCGACGAGCTCCTGGACCTGCTTGATCGCGGCCGCGTCGTCCTTGGCGTTGAAGGCGGCCTGGGCGATGCGCAGGTGCGCGATCGGCGCGCCGGCGCCCTTCGGGTCCGCGGCCAGGATCTCGCGATAAGCCGCGATGGCCTCGCCGTACTTCTGCGCGCGGAACAAGGTGTCGGCGATCTGGGAGCGGGCGAGGGTCGCGTCCTTCGCGCTCGGGTACTCGGCGACGAGCTTGCGCCACAGGTCGATGGCCTGCGTGTAGAAGCGCTGGTGGTAGGAGCTCATCGCGGCGCGATAGAGCGCGGACGGCGCCTCGGGAGCCTTCGGGTTCTCGCGGGCGAACTTCTCGTAGAGCTGGTAGGAGTCCTCGTAGTTCTTCTGGTTGAACATCGAGTCGGCGATGCCGAGCTCGTTGAGGCCGGTGAAGGAGAACGAGGAGGTGGCCACCGCCATCATGTCCTTGAGCTTCTGGCGCGCCTCGAGGGCGAGCGTGTCCTCGCCCTTGTAGGAGTGGCACCAGGCCAGGCCGTCCTGCGCGTAGAAGGCCGCGGGATCGTCGGGATACACCTTCAGGATCATCTCGTAGATGACCGCGGCCTCGTCGACCTGGTTCATGCCCAGGTAGGCCTCGGCCGCGTACAGGTAGCTCATCGAGCGCCACTTGGATTTCGAGGGCGGGAGATGCCGGAAGATGAACTGATAGGAGGTCAGGATCGAGTTGAACGCCTTCTGGTCGTACTGGTTCTTGAGGATGGAGAAGAGAGCCTGCTCGGCGATGTCGGAGGACGGGGCCAGGTCGATGATGCGCTGCAGCGACGACGTCGCCTCGACGTAGCGCTTCAGCGCGATCTGGGAGTTGGCCATGATCAGGTAGATATTTTTAGCGAGGACGTGATTCGGGTACTGAGCGACGAAGTTCGACCCCGTCTGGATCGCCTGCATGTAGTCGCCGACCTGGTGCTGGCACCAGGAGAGCTTGAAGTACGCGAGCGGCGTGATCTTCACCGCGTCGGGGTACTGCGTGATCACCTTCGTGTAGGCGAACAGGGCCTCGCGCGTCTGGCCGGCGACGAGGTGCGACTCGGCGATGAAGAACTGCGCCAGCGGCGCGAAGAAGTCCTTCGGGTAGCGGTCGAGCACGGCCTGGAAATTGGCGCGCGCCTCGACGTAGTCCTTCTTCTGGAAGTAGGACGAGCCGATGCGGAACAGCGCGGACACGCGCAGGGGGCTCTCGGGGTAGATCGCGATGAAGGCCTGGTACTTGGAGATCGCGCCGTTGTAGTCCTCGGCGAGGAAGAACGAGTCGCCGATGAAGAATTGAGCCTCTTCTTTCAGATCGGAGTCCTTATAATCGCGGATCAGGTTCTCGAAGGCGGCGGCGGCGAGATAGGCGCGCTTGGACAGCAGGAAGGTCTTGCCGAGGTAGTACTGCGCCTCGGCGGTCTTCACCTGCTTGAGCGCGCGCTCGGCGCTCGCGTAATCGCCCTTGTGCAGGGCCACGATGCCCTGCGCGTACAGCACGACGGGCTCCTTCAGGAAGGTCGGGAACGTCTCGCCGAGAAGGAACAGGTTGGCCTCGGCCTGGGAGAACTGCTCGAGCGCCAGGTCGGCGTAGATGATCCCCATCAGCGCCTCGGGGTTGATGTAGGCCTTCGGGAAGCGGCGGTCGACCTCCTTGAACTCGGCGACGGCCTTCTCCCAGTCCTTCTCGTTGTAGGCGACCTCGCCGAGGCGGTACTGCGCCGAGGCGCCGAGACCGGATTTCTTGTCGCCGACCACGGACTCGTAGGCCTTGCGGGCGTCCTGCAGGGCCTTCACCGCGGCGGGATTCTTGGGGGCGAGCAGCCGGGCCGAGGATGTCTTCTTGGCGGAGGCCTCCGCCTTCAATATCGACAGCGCGTGCTGCATGTACGCCTCGCCGCGGAGGAAGTCCGCGTCGGCGACGCGCGGGGAGCGCGGGAACTGGGCGGTGAAGTTCTCGAAGGCCGAGACGACGGCGAGCTTGTCGCGGCCCGTCTCCTGGAACATCTGCGTCGCGGCGTTGAACCCGGCCTCCTCGGCGGCGGCGTCGAAATCCGGCTTGGCCGCACGGACGGATTCCGTGGCCGTACCGACGGCGACTATCGAGAGGGTCACGGCGATCAGCAGTGTCTTCATTCTTATCCTTGGGCCGGCGCCTGCGCCGGCCAATCCGAGGCCGTGCGCTTCTCGTCGGCCTCCGTCTTGATTTTCGCGATGAACTCGTCCGCCGTCTGGCCGTTGAACTGGCGGCCGTCCTTGAGGCGCACGGAGATCGTGTTCGAGGCCACGTCGTTCGGGCCGATGATCACCATGTACGGGACCTTCTCGAGCGTCGTCTCGCGGATCTTGTGGCCGATGCGCTCGCGGCGCAGGTCGGCCTCGACGCGGAAGCCCGCGGCCTCCAGCTTCTTGCGGAGGGCCTCGGCGGACGCGTCCTGCTCCTCGGTCAGGGTCAGGATCTTGACCTGGACCGGAGCGAGCCACAGCGGGAAGTTCCCCGCGTAGTGCTCGACGAGTATGCCGAAGAAGCGCTCGATCGAGCCGTACAGCGCGCGGTGCACCATCAGAGGCCGGTGCCGGTTGCCGTCGGAGCCGACGTACTCCATCTCGAAGCGCTTGGGGAGGTTGAAGTCGAACTGCACCGTGGACAGCTGCCACGGGCGGCCGATGGCGTCGATGAGCTTGACGTCGATCTTGGGGCCGTAGAAGGCGGCCTCGCCCTTGCACAGCTTGTAGGGCGTGCCGCGGCGCTCGAGCACGTCGATGAGCGCCTTCGTCGCCCGCTCCCACTCCTCGGCCTCGCCGACGTAGTCGCCGGGCTTCTCGGGGTCCCAGGTCGAGACCTCCATCTTGTACTCCTTGAAGCCGAACACCTCGAAGACCTTGAGCGCGAAGTCGAGGCAGCCCTCGATCTCGGATTCAATTTGGTCCGGAGTACAAAAGATATGCGCGTCGTCCTGGGTGAACCCGCGCACCCGCATCAGCCCGTGCAGCACGCCCGAGCGCTCGTAGCGGTACACCGTGCCGAGCTCGGCCAGGCGCATCGGCAGCTGCTTGTAGCTGCGCAGCCCGCCCTTGTAGATGAGGATGTGGCAGGGGCAGTTCATCGGCTTGAGCATGTAGTCGGCCTTCTCGACCTCGATCTCGCCGAACATGTTCTGGCGGTAGAAGCCGGTATGGCCGGAGACGTTCCAGAGGTCCTTGTTGGCGATGTGCGGCGTGTAGACCATCTGATAGCCGCGCTTGAGCGCCTCGGCGCGCAGCCAGTCCTCCATGATGAGGCGCATGCGGCCGCCCTTCGGGTGCCAGAAGATGAGGCCCGGGCCGGCGAGCTCCTCGATGGAGAACAGGCCGAGCGCGGGGCCGAGCTTGCGGTGGTCCCTCTTCTTGGCCTCCTCGAGCATCTTGAGGTGCTGCTGGAGCTGCTCCTTGGTGGGCCACGCCGTCCCGTAGATGCGCTGGAGCATCGCGTTCTTCTCGTCGCCGCGCCAGTAGGCGCCGGCCACGGTCAGCAGCTTGAAATGGCGGATCTGCTTCGTGCTCGGCGTGTGGCCGCCGCGGCACAGGTCGGTGAAGGTCGAGTGCGTGTAGTGCGTGAGCTTCTGGTCCTTGAACTGCTCGAGGAGCTCGAGCTTGTACTTCTCGCCGCGGCCCTCCCAGTACTTCTTGGACTGCTCGTAGGTGACTTCCTCGCCCTTGAACTCGTGGTTGCCCTCGACGATCTGCAGCATCCTGCGCTCGATCGCCTTGAAGTCGGTCTCCGCGAAGCGGTGCTCGGAGTCGAAGTCGTAGTAGAACCCGTGCTCGATGGCGGGCCCGATGGTGATCTTCGTGCCGGGGAACAGCTCCTGCACGGCTTGGGCCATGACGTGCGCGCACGAGTGGCGCAGGGCGTCGAGGGCCTCCTGGGAGTTCGGATCGGCGGCGCGCACGATGTCGGCTGCGGGCATGTTCAGCGGGGCTCCTGGGGCAAAAAAATGGTGCCCAGTATAGGATTTGAACCTATGACCTCTCCCATGTCAAGGGAGCGCGCTACCACTGCGCCAACTGGGCACGAAAAACGGAACAAAGAGCGGGACGACGGCGTTGATATTATCATGTCAGGGGGCGGGGAAGCAACTTATGACTAATTTAGCGCTA from Elusimicrobiota bacterium includes these protein-coding regions:
- a CDS encoding TonB family protein; amino-acid sequence: MNQARVPASVLISLAVHAGFLVLFMGLVKEGPKQAAQIVEGVDLLIAPARPRPVEGTPKPVISTMDFLKMALPAAPRRAELAAVDVKLPETRKPLLAEAPKLEESTRRLAPKLEALDLARSRVSAAKIDAEPMSRRRAAQTLAALPKLEEVGRRRVKNLPEALALEDKRREATTLLGGALEAPRATSRREVAMAAAKLEEAEAPAPVSTRKGLSVLPDQLVLRQRPETAIAPRLEKIDAVAPKLERRQAAAATEGGPKKGVEIEGPLKDRKVVSAVIPKFPEWARTQGMMEAEVAIRFNVDAGGAVMPGMRVERTSGYGRLDRLCMDSLRDWTFAPAPGSGAQWGVITFRFILE
- a CDS encoding biopolymer transporter ExbD, which translates into the protein MAGSNIESDDPITDINITPLVDVCLVLVIIFMVTAPMFSDPPIKVDLPSAHTHEGEEADKITITLSKDGEYAIDAQKFTDPKLLGDALKSALAAKESKMVVLRADKDALHGQLTDLMARAKDAGAQSLTIATEQLK
- a CDS encoding biopolymer transporter ExbD encodes the protein MAGASQKEDEPITQINVTPLVDVCLVLVIIFMAVAPMAVTLGIKVLETRRSNAEGKASVDENVNIRITPDGAITVNGTKTDGVTFRGVLSAALASSKDKMVIVTADATNKVGLVVEVLDASKQAGALKLAVMKADMKGEEGG
- the thrS gene encoding threonine--tRNA ligase; translation: MPAADIVRAADPNSQEALDALRHSCAHVMAQAVQELFPGTKITIGPAIEHGFYYDFDSEHRFAETDFKAIERRMLQIVEGNHEFKGEEVTYEQSKKYWEGRGEKYKLELLEQFKDQKLTHYTHSTFTDLCRGGHTPSTKQIRHFKLLTVAGAYWRGDEKNAMLQRIYGTAWPTKEQLQQHLKMLEEAKKRDHRKLGPALGLFSIEELAGPGLIFWHPKGGRMRLIMEDWLRAEALKRGYQMVYTPHIANKDLWNVSGHTGFYRQNMFGEIEVEKADYMLKPMNCPCHILIYKGGLRSYKQLPMRLAELGTVYRYERSGVLHGLMRVRGFTQDDAHIFCTPDQIESEIEGCLDFALKVFEVFGFKEYKMEVSTWDPEKPGDYVGEAEEWERATKALIDVLERRGTPYKLCKGEAAFYGPKIDVKLIDAIGRPWQLSTVQFDFNLPKRFEMEYVGSDGNRHRPLMVHRALYGSIERFFGILVEHYAGNFPLWLAPVQVKILTLTEEQDASAEALRKKLEAAGFRVEADLRRERIGHKIRETTLEKVPYMVIIGPNDVASNTISVRLKDGRQFNGQTADEFIAKIKTEADEKRTASDWPAQAPAQG
- a CDS encoding tetratricopeptide repeat protein, with the protein product MKTLLIAVTLSIVAVGTATESVRAAKPDFDAAAEEAGFNAATQMFQETGRDKLAVVSAFENFTAQFPRSPRVADADFLRGEAYMQHALSILKAEASAKKTSSARLLAPKNPAAVKALQDARKAYESVVGDKKSGLGASAQYRLGEVAYNEKDWEKAVAEFKEVDRRFPKAYINPEALMGIIYADLALEQFSQAEANLFLLGETFPTFLKEPVVLYAQGIVALHKGDYASAERALKQVKTAEAQYYLGKTFLLSKRAYLAAAAFENLIRDYKDSDLKEEAQFFIGDSFFLAEDYNGAISKYQAFIAIYPESPLRVSALFRIGSSYFQKKDYVEARANFQAVLDRYPKDFFAPLAQFFIAESHLVAGQTREALFAYTKVITQYPDAVKITPLAYFKLSWCQHQVGDYMQAIQTGSNFVAQYPNHVLAKNIYLIMANSQIALKRYVEATSSLQRIIDLAPSSDIAEQALFSILKNQYDQKAFNSILTSYQFIFRHLPPSKSKWRSMSYLYAAEAYLGMNQVDEAAVIYEMILKVYPDDPAAFYAQDGLAWCHSYKGEDTLALEARQKLKDMMAVATSSFSFTGLNELGIADSMFNQKNYEDSYQLYEKFARENPKAPEAPSALYRAAMSSYHQRFYTQAIDLWRKLVAEYPSAKDATLARSQIADTLFRAQKYGEAIAAYREILAADPKGAGAPIAHLRIAQAAFNAKDDAAAIKQVQELVAAFPAAPESNDGLDILEGVFDRNRGLDYKASLRQIVASQPGTPIGGEAQFRLARRAFESKDWAAAAVDFQKFSVDFTNHPELPKAQFYLGESYFNQSKWQDSIPAYERLLGNFEKSEDTPLAVFHLASAYYNLEKFDEATRHYSRLIEEYPSSPYVAPAQFNLALAYKKLGKLDMAQYAYQKYVAAAKPGDAQAQNALWETYQIQRDRKDFDGAVATLETIKNSGKADGELALEVMYRISEVNTAAGRPDEAQATWEKMRTMKPLNSAFRLQALAKLGEAYEKAGDSASAADVYEDYARAAPKDLAQKAAARAALLRKSAGGAKPRKAAPKATPDVDEQVAPDGGGTMVMPADEAPAKKPAGKKPAKSGAKGRRGGEAPSEPNLPGMPAAEDIQ
- a CDS encoding MotA/TolQ/ExbB proton channel family protein; the encoded protein is MGEIHILALFRESFTLVIMLFCSILSVTFALERWWYFRSAQASPDDVLSHVRKSLEGGKTDAAAAYCQKHPSAVAQVVHYGLLHAARSRKDLEELMLTKLKEERVKLERFLGVLGTLGNISPFIGLFGTVVGIIKAFRDLASSGTGGPAVVARGIAEALVATAAGLLVAIPASILYNYFMRRLKVITVDMEIASARLLVMLGAK